The Hevea brasiliensis isolate MT/VB/25A 57/8 chromosome 9, ASM3005281v1, whole genome shotgun sequence nucleotide sequence AAATGGGGATACTACCAGTTGAGGCTACAGGAGCATAGTATTTCTAAAATTGCCTTCAGGACTCGGTATTGccactatgaatttctggtgataccattcaggttgactaatgctctggctgcttttatgcacctgatgaacactatctttaggctATATcttgatcagtttgtagtggcatttatgatgaaattttggtgtattcgaagaatgcagaggagcatgataagcaCCTGAGGATTGTATtacaaactttaagggagaaacagttatatacTAAACTGtctaaatgtgagttttggttgaaGGAGATtgcctttttggggcatattgtatcagcATAGCGTATGAAGGTGGATCCCAACAAGGTAGAAGCCATTATTaattggaagcctcccagaaatgttaCAGAAGTTCATAATTTCCTCGGTTTGGCTGGTTATTATCGCagttttgtgaaggggttttctatgttggcatctctattgaccaaATTGCTACGAAAGGATGTGAAGTTTCAATGGACTGATTAGTGCCAAAAGAGTTTTGATGAGCTGAAACggtgtttgattgaagctccggttttgactttacctacactaggtaaagaatataccatctatagtgatgcttctcacaatggactAGGCTATGTGTTGATGTAAaataggaatgtcattgcctatgcttcatgccAGCTTAAGCCACATGATAAGAATTATcccacacatgacttggagcttgcagccattgtctttgccttgaagatctagagacattatctATATGGGAAAAAATGCTGcatctatacagatcacaagagtttgaagtatctcgGCATGCagaaagagttaaatttgagacagaggagatggctgGAATTGATAGATGACTATGATTACTTGATTGACTACCAACctaggaaagctaatgttgtagcagatgccttaagtcgcaagaacaTGGCTAGCTTGAGAGTTTCACCTTTATCCATGGTGCATGACTTGAGAGCActacatgccagtttggagatagATAATGATGGGCAAATGGTAGCTACTTGGAAAgtgaagccaatgttgattgagcAAATCAAAATAGCAGTCCAGAATGATGATAAGTATTTGAAATTAGTGGAAGAGTCTCAGAATGGCAGGAAACGAGAATTTTCAGTATATGGTGAAGGCTTGTTGTTATACCAGGACAGAATGTGCATTCTTAATGATGTGGGATTgaagcagatcattttgaaggaggcATATGATTCACCATTTGCTATACACCCTAGTGGGACAAAAATGTATAAAACCAttaaagagcactactggtggacaGGGATGAAGAAAGATGTTGCAGAATATGTAGCTAAATaactgacttgtcagcaagtgaaggcagaacaccaGGTGCCAGCAGGATTGCTATAGGCATTGCCGATtcttgagtggaaatgggagagaatcacCATGGATCTTGtgataggacttccacgtacatagaagaatcatgatgcagtttgggttattgtcaATAGATTGATtaggtctgcacactttttgctagtCAGGATGGATTATAGTCTGGACAGATTAactaagttatacattgatgaaatgttgagattacatggagtgctagtatccattgtGTCTGATAGATATCCAAGATTCACTtatagattatggggtagtcttcaaaaagccctaggaactagattgaatttcaaCAAAGCATTCCattcatagacagatggccagtctaagagaatCATCCAGATTTTAGAGGATATGCCTCAAGcatgtgttattgagtttgaaggaagttaagACACACACTTGCCCTTGATTGAATttacttataacaatagctatcagtcaagcattgggatgcctccatataaagtttTGTATGGtaagaagtgtagaactcccttatgttaggatgaagtgggcgagaaaaAGTTGATTGGCCTCGAAATTGTGCAGTAGACTGAGGAAAAGATGAAGATCATTCAAGACAGACTTAAGGTTGCATCAGATCATCAAAAGTCCTATATAGATTTGAAGAGATGGGATATTGAGTATTCTTTGAGTGACAAGGTATTCTTGAAGGTTTCCCTATGGAAGAAAatcatgagatttggcagaaagtgaaaactgagtcctcggTTCATCgagccatatgagattctggaaagagtgagtccaTTATCATATAGACTTGCTTTGTCTCCAGAGCTAGAGAAGatccacaatgtcttccatgtctccatgttaaggagatTTAGATCAGACCCATATCATTTCTTgctagtggaagaaattgaagtaaatccagatttGACTTATGATGAGGAACCcctaaagatcttggcatatgaggtgaaacaactgaggaacaagtagatacctttggttaaagtgctgtggaaccatcatttaggccaagaggctatatgggaacgtgaagaggacatgaggaggaagcacccacagctattcagagactaataccaagtAAATTTTgggatgaaatttcttttaaggaggggagaattgtaacaccctcatattaggtagttctgtacattccactgtttcggtgactaatgtctgttcgaatagctagaatgtctggaaccatacttaaatcacagagaaaagccataaattaaattgataaagatcaaatgaacTTAGATGAAAATAAGATAAATGAAGTATAtataggttaaatgagcttaaGTCCCAACGATGGGTAATCAATCCGGGAAGCGACTGTAaattcagttgctaccctaaatttgtGTAGGACCTTGTAGAATCCTTAACTTAGGATCAATGGAGGAATTATTAGAGATTATGAAATcatagaaataaaaagggaataagcataattaattgaataaaaaccTAAGGACTTATCGGGTATTATGGAAAAAATGGACTATAacccaatgaggggcattttgatcaattcagttcaagagttaacttttgacctaaatgtccattaaaatgagtaagattaaaatattgaaataggAATAAATCAAATGTTATGTGTATGGAAAATTAATTGGGACATAGAGGTAATTATGCTAATTGTTGTAACTaagataattataattaaaattaaattaatatgcatgtatataagagacaaaaattagttaaaaacaaaATAGAAATTTCTCATCTTCTTCTACCTTTGGCcgaccttcctctctctctctctctctccataaaCCTAAACTCTTCCCTAATTATCATCCCAAATTAGTAGAAGACTTCAAATTAGACCtcaaattgaagattagaagaaagaaaaatcaagggaacttgaAGAATTAGAGAATTGGAAAATCACCATTGGAGGTAATTTATTATTCTAGCTTAAATTGCTATGTATGCATTGAATTAAGTTTGAATATGGGAAATTAATTTGggaaagcatgaaaatcatgcatgataTGGGGGCCATAGAATTCAGCCATGCTTAGGGGAGATAAGGTTTTGatgaattaattcaattgaacatAAATTTTAGTGTTGCTTGAAGTTGTATACATGAATTGTATagttaaaattatttgaaattgcttGGAAGTAGAAgatggaaaattagggtttggtaaaattagggtttttgtgaTAAAAAGTGTAATTAGTGTTCATAATGGCAAATTATGGTTGATTGAGGTGTATTGAATGTGGAATGaagttgaattgatgaaagaattAGTGGAAGTGTAATTGAACAATTAGTGTTGAATCTGGACacttgagtccagcatgtttagaagcctataagttgagctacacaattccaattggtgtgaaaccaattggaaatgaaacttaagacataatgttaaaacttttatgaagagtatctacctagaaaatgaccataagttacttTAACTAGAGCTTATCTGGAATTGCAATTCTAAACctgagaaaaatgaccaaatgaacagtacttagtTAATTAAACATAACtcacactagaaaactccaatttgggtAATTCTAGAACCTATGGAattctgagacataggagaacaattcttatgaagatcatcaagtcaaattatgaccctaacttagCTAAATTACTAGATAAACTCTGTCCAACATATCTACCCTGATTCTGGACTGAACCTGGAAAATGTGAGTAATTGATCATCCGACCAGTTTTGATAAAATTGCCATAACTCGAACTACACAATAGAAAATTAGGTGATTCcaaagtcaaaatactcataaaacaTAGAACTATAACTTTCATCTTTTGACCTAAGCCCAATTCTTAGGGCAAAGTAGGGGAAATGTTAAGGTAATTCAGGATTGCCAAATATGAAAATCCTGCACTTCAACAAAATTGCCCTATGACCTTTGAATGGTTATtagccataactttctctacaaAGCTCCAattaaagtgattcaaaatgattgagaaacctaagacaaaggcctaaaatATTGTTTTAGGGACTGGTCCAAATTCTATGCATAAGGTGCCTGGATATAGAATGCAAATTTAAGGTACAAATCTGAAAAACTTGGAAATTCAGAATATGACATTCGGAATAGTGTCTAGTAATTTGCTATAACTAGAGATctagaactccaaattgagtaattcaaaaagcaaattaaaactaagacatagaagaacaactttcatgaagattgcATTATCAAATTTTAACTGGAACTAAGTTGAAATTTGGTTCTAAAGTCAGGTTTTAGAATTGGCCTGAACCCCAAATTCATTGAAATTGCAAAGTTAGCTTAGGGATTCATTAGATATTTATTT carries:
- the LOC110654597 gene encoding uncharacterized protein LOC110654597; the protein is MKVDPNKVEAIINWKPPRNVTEVHNFLGLADHKSLKYLGMQKELNLRQRRWLELIDDYDYLIDYQPRKANVVADALSRKNMASLRVSPLSMVHDLRALHASLEIDNDGQMVATWKVKPMLIEQIKIAVQNDDKYLKLVEESQNGRKREFSVYGEGLLLYQDRMCILNDVGLKQIILKEAYDSPFAIHPSGTKMYKTIKEHYWWTGMKKDVAEYVAK